The Rufibacter sp. DG15C region TGGTCTGCGCTTTCAACGGACACGTGACCGTGGTGGGCGTCCATGATGGCTTTCACGTAGCTCAATCCCAGCCCGAAGCCTTTGACATTGTGCACGTTGCCGGTGGGTACGCGGTAGAACTTGTCAAACAGAAACTTCTGGAACTCCTGCTTGATGCCAATCCCGCTGTCGCGCACGCTAATCAAGATGCCCTGCGCCACATCGCGGGTGCTAATTTCAATATCAGGAGATTGGGGCGAATACTTTTCGGCGTTGTCCAGGAGGCTATAGAGGGCGTTGGCCACGTGCAGGCTGTCGGCGTGTACCAGCGGTTGGGTGGCTTGCAGGTTGAGCCGTAACTGACCGGCCCGTTGCTGCAGGCGCGGCGCCAGGTTCTGACTAGTCTCTTGCAGAAGCGCGTGCACGTCTACGGTTTCTTTCTTAAGCACCAGTTCCCGGCTTTCCATGGTGGCCATTTGCAGGACGCGTTCTACCTGCGCGCGCAGGCGTTCGTTCTCAGAATAGATCAAGTCATGGTACCGGGAGAGACGGTCCGGAGAAAGCGTTTCGGGGCGTTTGCGCAACACCTCGCTGGCCAGGCCAATGTTGGTGATGGGCGTCTGCAACTCATGGGTGAGGTTGTTGATGAAGTCGGTTTTGAGTTCGGCCAGGCGTTTCTCGCGCAGAATCTGGAACATGGTATACGCAAAGAACAACACCACCAACAGCAAGGCGCCGGTAGAATACCACCAGAACTCCATCTCGCCCAGAATTACCGATGTCTTATTGGGGAACACCACCGCCATGTTGTACAGCTTAGGCGCCTGCCCCTGTTCATGCCGCACCACCGGAGGCGTAGTGGTGGCTAGTTTCCTTTGCGTGGCCGGCACGTATTTCCCGAACATCAGGGTATCATCCAAGCTGTTGTATAGGCCAAATTCATAGGCTTCCTGCAGGTTTCGTCGGCCCAGTTCCTGTTGCAACAAGCGCTCTGCCTGGACTGGGTCAATGGGTGCGTTGAGCTCAGCGAGGTAATAGTTGGAGGCAATCTGCTGAATAGGCTTTTGCGCCGAGGAAGCACCACCCACCGTTGCCAGCAATTGGTCAGAGACGGTGGTGAGCGCCACCTGCACGCGGTGGTTGAAAGCTTTCTCCTCTACGCTGTAAGCCTTGGTGAGCCAGACCAGCTGGGCGCTCAGCAGGGCCACCAGCGCAACGCTGGCCAATACCAGAATGATTTGAATTTTGCTTCGGCTCATGGCTTAAAGGTAACCAATTTCTGGATGAGACGCTCCCCGTTAACATCTCATTAACATCATTTTACAATCCATTAACCTAGGTGCATTCCCTGGCGCTCTACCTTTGCCTAGAAGGTAGTCAGTAGTGTTGGACAGAATTACAAACAGCTGATTCTGTTTCCCTTTCGAATTCGCTAAGCATTTCAGGCACCTTATACACCCCAACTTTTCAAAGCGATTCAGGCTGATATCCTTCTAATACTCCTTAACCAGAATAACCTATGCTACTGACCAAACCTGTTTCCCAACATAAAACGATTCCTGGTAAGACTTCCCCTGAAATGCTCTTCGGGAGAAGGCAGTTTATCCCTTTGCTTCTGGGGATGGTAGTCATTGCGGTCGGATTTATCTGCATGGCATTGGACCCCACGCCGCAGGGCTATGGTTTGCTGGGCCTCACGCTGGGACCGCTATTGGTAGTTATCGGGTTGATGCTTCCGTTTTTCGGCATTTTCCGGAAAAACAGGCCAAAAACGGAGGGACAGATTTTACCAAAGCAACCCGAGGAAGTACAGAATGCCTGGAAATCGTTTCACCGTTGGAACCTGCTGGTAGGTTGGTGCGTGGCGTTGATAGCCTTGACGGTTTATGTCTTGACCTTGGAGCCTAGCACCAGCTTTTGGGACACGGGTGAGTTTATTGCGGCGGCCTACAAATTGCAGGTACCACATCCGCCGGGGGCGCCGTTGTTTTTGTTGATTGGCCGGTTGTTTACGCTGTTGAGTTTTGGCAATGTCACCCAGGTGGCCTGGTGCATGAACCTGCTGTCTGCCCTGAGCAGTGCAGGCACGGTGCTGTTTCTGTTCTGGAGCATCACGCTGTTGGCCAAGCGTCTACTTTCCATTTCTCCAGAAGGACCCACCAGGTCCCAGCAAGTTCTGCTACTAGCCAGTGCCACCGTGGGCGCCTTGGGATTTGCGTTCACGGACTCGTTCTGGTTTTCTGCCGTTGAGGCCGAAGTCTACGCCCTCTCCTCCTTCTTCACGGCCATCGTCTTCTGGGCCGCCCTCATGTGGCAAGCCAAATCTCATACCCCGCAGGCCGACCGTTGGCTTCTGTTCTTGGCGTATCTGGTAGGCTTGTCCATTGGCGTCCACTTGCTCAATCTGGTGGCAATTCCGGCCATTGCCTTGCTGGTCTACCTGCAACGCAACAAACCTACCAAGCGCGGAATTTTGCTTTCCTTGGTCATCGGTGGAGCCATTGTGCTGGTAGTGATGGAAGGTGTCATTACGGGCTTGCCTACGCTAGCCGGTACCTTTGAGGTCTTCTTTGTCAACAGTTTGAGTTTGCCGTATGGCAGTGGAGCCGTGTTGTTTCTATTGTTGCTTGCCGGGGCGCTGGTGTACGGACTGCGCTGGGCCAAGCAACATGGCAAAGCGGTTCTGCATACGTCTTTAGTGGCCTTTATCTTGATTTTGACGGGCTATTCCTCTTACTTGATGGTGCCTATCCGGTCTGGATATAACACGCCCATTGACGAGAACAATCCAGAGAACCTACTCAGCTTTGTGAGCTACCTCAAACGCGAGCAGTATGGATCCCGGCCGTTGGTATACGGACCGCAGTTCAATGCCCAAAGCCAGAGCTATGACAAGACGGGCGTTGTCTATGCGCCCCAAAACGGCAAATATGAAGTAGTAGACACTAAGTTTGAAACTACCTATCTGGCCCAGGACAAAGTTCTCTTACCACGGCTGTATTCTCCAGAACCTTCGCATCTGCGGGCGTACCAGCAATGGGTGAACGTAGAGGCAGGCCAGAAACCTAGCTTCGGGCAAAATTTAGCATTTCTCTGGAACTACCAGTTGGGTCACATGTATTGGCGGTACTTCGGGTGGAATTTTGTGGGCCGCGAGCATGATACCCAACACGCCGGCGTGCTGTGGCCTTGGGAACGAAACCAAGACGTACCCGCTCCGCTTTCGGCCAGCAAGGCCAGAAACCAATTCTATCTGTTGCCCTTGCTCCTAGGCGTTTTTGGCCTGTTTTTCCAGTTTAAGCGCAAAACCGGGGATGCCTGGACGGTGCTCCTGCTTTTCTTCTTTACAGGCGTGGCCATTGTGCTGTACCTGAACCAACCTCCCGTAGAGCCACGGGAACGGGACTATACTTTCGCGGGCTCATACTACGCGTTCAGCATCTGGATGGGATTGGGGGTTCTGGCCATCGCCGAAGGCTTAAGAAAAGTCTTAAAATCAGACATCATAATTGCAGTTTCGGCTACTATTTTGGCGCTGTCGGTACCGGTTATTTTGCTAGCCGAAGGCTGGGACGACCATGACCGTTCAGGCCGTTCGCATGCTATGGATAATGCCCGTAACCTGTTAAGTTCTGTAGCGCCCAACGCCATCCTGTTCACCAACGGCGACAATGACACCTTCCCGCTGTGGTACGCACAAGAAGTGGAAGGCTTTAGGACCGATGTGCGCGTGCTGGTCCTCCCCTACCTCAACACTGACTGGTACATTGAGCAGTTGAAGAAGCAGATGAACGCGTCTAAGCCGTTGGAAACCACCTTGGAGATGCCGCAATACGCGTTTAGCAACAACAACTATTTACCCTTTGTGGCCAACCCCACCGTGCAAGAAAGTGGCATGGACTTACGACAGTTTTTGACCCTCCTGCAACAGAACCACCCCGCGTTGCAGGTGCAGGCGCAGGACGGCAGAACGCTAAACACCTTACCTACCAAGAAACTGCAGTTAGCGGTAGATGCTCAGGCAATCTTGCAGAACCAAACCGTTTCATCTGCGCGCGCCAATCAGGTAGCCCCTGTCATGCAATGGGAGTTGCAAACCGAGGCGCTTGAGAAAAAGCATTTGGTCATTTTGGATATTCTGGCTACCAATAACTGGAAGCGGCCCATCTACTTCTCCACATCGGGCGGCGAAACCTCAGAATTGGGTTTGCAGCCGTTTCTGCAACTAGAAGGCATGGCCTTGCGCGTGGTGCCTGCCCGCAATCCTAATCCGCAGGCCGAAGCGTATGTTGACAAAGACAGAACTTCTCAAAGCCTTATGCATACGTTTACGTTTACCGGCCTGCAAAACCCAGACAACGTGTATGAGGATAACTTCACCACGCAGGTAGTGCCCATTTACCGAAAGAATTTCGCGGAGCTGGCCACGGCTTATCTACAGAACAATGAGCCATTAAAAGCGCGCGCCGTTCTAAAGAAATGCCTCACCGCCTTACCAGACCATGGTGCCCCGCACAACTTTGAAAGTGCCTCACTGGTCTTGCCTTTGGCGCAGGCGGGTATGGAGAGAGAATCTGTAAAATTGACCCAATTGCTTAGCCGCCGGTTTGACCAGTTGCTTACGTATTACAATACGCAACCGCTATATTATGACCGCGAACGCCAGCTTAACTTGTACGGCCTTCAGTTGCTGACCCAAGCTGCTTACAGCGCTAAAATGCCGCAGGCCAAGCAACTAGAAGCGCTGTTCAACAAGCATTATCTCTTGCTTAAGAAGTAGTATTGGCAACTAATTGGCAAAACATTTTAGGCCTGTTTTCTGGAAAACAGGCCTAAAACAAGGTATAGCATTTGGTTAGTGCCTAGCTTGCCCACAAGATTCTTTCAGGAGGACAAAGGTGGGAAGGACAGTTAGAATGGGGAATCCATAACTCTTAAAACGGGATTTCCATGGCTTGCAGCAGTCTTTCTTCTAATTCCAGCAATTGGCAATAGCCTTTGGAGATGAGGCGCGGACCCTCTGGATGGTCCAGAAAAACGGACGGCAGCGTGTCTACGCCCAAGCTCTGGACGTATTGGAACTCCTGTTCGGTTTGTCTAAAGATTTCCTCGGTTTCAAAGACGGCCAGAAACAGGTTCTCAGAAATCCCGAAGAGCCGCATAATGTCCACCAGCACTTGGGTGTTGCTCAGGTCCAGGCCGTCTGCGTAGAAACTGGAGTGCATGGCGCGGAGGACTTCTAAGGTTAGCGCGGGCCGAAGGTGGCGCACCGTTAAAAGCGCGCGGCAGGCCGGTTCTGTGTCATAGGTAAGTTCTGGCGCCAGAAAGGTTCTGTAGTCAAAGGGCAGCTGTGATTTGGATTGTGCCCGGTGCCAGCCCACCGCCAGTTTATCGCGTTCCTCGGCGGTGAGGGGCTCTTGCGCGTAGGGCCTGAATCCGCCTACCAGCACTTTTACCGTGAGTCTGCCAAACCAAAGAGCCTGCAGGCGGCGCACCACGGGCGTGAAGCCGTAGCACCACGCGCACATGGGATCTGTGACATAGAGCAGCACTGGGTTTTCAGGCAAAAGAGGCATAGGCCGTAAAAGATGGTGACTATTCTTTTACCGCGTCAAGCTGCAGAAAGGTTTACTGATTTTGAATTGGAAACCAAACCTGCTTTGCGTGTCCTGCCGTTTTTGGCTCATTTCTGAGAAATTAAGCCAAAAACGGTCTCAGCAGCAGCGGTCCTTATTTCTTCTTCTTTTTCTTATTGGCGTTAGACACCTTGGGCGCCTTCTTCATAGAATTCAATTTCTCCTCATGCTCGCGCATCAAGGCCATCACGTCTGGTTTGGCCTCTGAGGAGAAGTCAATGGTAGCCGAGTAATCGTCTTTGGGGATCTCCAGTACTTTGATGGGCTTGCCTAGGAACTTCTCAATCTCGTTCAGAATGGGTTTTTCCTCAGGGCTACAGAACGAAACCGATTTCCCCTTGTGGGTACCACGACCGGTACGGCCTACGCGGTGCACGTAGTTTTCGGGCACCTCGGGCAGGTCATAATTGACCACGTATTCTACGCTGGGGATGTCAATGCCACGGGAGCTCACGTCTGTGGCCACCAGCACCTTTACCTCGCCCTTCTTGAAGCGGTTTAAAGAGGTAAGGCGTTCTTTCTGGTCTTTGTCGCCGTGCAAGGTTTCGGTGACGATGCCCACGCGTTTCATGGCTTCGTGCACGCGTTCGGCGCGTACTTTGGTACGCACGAAGACCAGAATCTTGCTTCCAGCGTTTTCCTGAACCACGCGCTCCAAAAAG contains the following coding sequences:
- a CDS encoding sensor histidine kinase KdpD, with product MSRSKIQIILVLASVALVALLSAQLVWLTKAYSVEEKAFNHRVQVALTTVSDQLLATVGGASSAQKPIQQIASNYYLAELNAPIDPVQAERLLQQELGRRNLQEAYEFGLYNSLDDTLMFGKYVPATQRKLATTTPPVVRHEQGQAPKLYNMAVVFPNKTSVILGEMEFWWYSTGALLLVVLFFAYTMFQILREKRLAELKTDFINNLTHELQTPITNIGLASEVLRKRPETLSPDRLSRYHDLIYSENERLRAQVERVLQMATMESRELVLKKETVDVHALLQETSQNLAPRLQQRAGQLRLNLQATQPLVHADSLHVANALYSLLDNAEKYSPQSPDIEISTRDVAQGILISVRDSGIGIKQEFQKFLFDKFYRVPTGNVHNVKGFGLGLSYVKAIMDAHHGHVSVESADQKGTCFNLVLPCR
- a CDS encoding DUF2723 domain-containing protein, with the translated sequence MLLTKPVSQHKTIPGKTSPEMLFGRRQFIPLLLGMVVIAVGFICMALDPTPQGYGLLGLTLGPLLVVIGLMLPFFGIFRKNRPKTEGQILPKQPEEVQNAWKSFHRWNLLVGWCVALIALTVYVLTLEPSTSFWDTGEFIAAAYKLQVPHPPGAPLFLLIGRLFTLLSFGNVTQVAWCMNLLSALSSAGTVLFLFWSITLLAKRLLSISPEGPTRSQQVLLLASATVGALGFAFTDSFWFSAVEAEVYALSSFFTAIVFWAALMWQAKSHTPQADRWLLFLAYLVGLSIGVHLLNLVAIPAIALLVYLQRNKPTKRGILLSLVIGGAIVLVVMEGVITGLPTLAGTFEVFFVNSLSLPYGSGAVLFLLLLAGALVYGLRWAKQHGKAVLHTSLVAFILILTGYSSYLMVPIRSGYNTPIDENNPENLLSFVSYLKREQYGSRPLVYGPQFNAQSQSYDKTGVVYAPQNGKYEVVDTKFETTYLAQDKVLLPRLYSPEPSHLRAYQQWVNVEAGQKPSFGQNLAFLWNYQLGHMYWRYFGWNFVGREHDTQHAGVLWPWERNQDVPAPLSASKARNQFYLLPLLLGVFGLFFQFKRKTGDAWTVLLLFFFTGVAIVLYLNQPPVEPRERDYTFAGSYYAFSIWMGLGVLAIAEGLRKVLKSDIIIAVSATILALSVPVILLAEGWDDHDRSGRSHAMDNARNLLSSVAPNAILFTNGDNDTFPLWYAQEVEGFRTDVRVLVLPYLNTDWYIEQLKKQMNASKPLETTLEMPQYAFSNNNYLPFVANPTVQESGMDLRQFLTLLQQNHPALQVQAQDGRTLNTLPTKKLQLAVDAQAILQNQTVSSARANQVAPVMQWELQTEALEKKHLVILDILATNNWKRPIYFSTSGGETSELGLQPFLQLEGMALRVVPARNPNPQAEAYVDKDRTSQSLMHTFTFTGLQNPDNVYEDNFTTQVVPIYRKNFAELATAYLQNNEPLKARAVLKKCLTALPDHGAPHNFESASLVLPLAQAGMERESVKLTQLLSRRFDQLLTYYNTQPLYYDRERQLNLYGLQLLTQAAYSAKMPQAKQLEALFNKHYLLLKK
- a CDS encoding DsbA family protein, translating into MPLLPENPVLLYVTDPMCAWCYGFTPVVRRLQALWFGRLTVKVLVGGFRPYAQEPLTAEERDKLAVGWHRAQSKSQLPFDYRTFLAPELTYDTEPACRALLTVRHLRPALTLEVLRAMHSSFYADGLDLSNTQVLVDIMRLFGISENLFLAVFETEEIFRQTEQEFQYVQSLGVDTLPSVFLDHPEGPRLISKGYCQLLELEERLLQAMEIPF